The following DNA comes from Poecilia reticulata strain Guanapo linkage group LG5, Guppy_female_1.0+MT, whole genome shotgun sequence.
CTTGTTTGTGGAKACCTGTTTGTGGATGGTGTTTAAAACGAGGGCTAACCTTCAGGCATCCAGTGTTTCACGAACCACACAATATTTCGAAAGGTTCAAGAAGATGTTTCTTGTAAACACTCTTTCACCAAAGACTGGTTTCCTCGGAGCTGCCTAATCGTACatacacacagtcacacacgcACAGCTTCTTGTGattacatgcaaaaaaacagacattcaagGAAGGATTTAGAGCTTATTTACGTACACTGGAAAAGGGCATATGCAAACAATCACTGTTGCCCAACCacaattcttttattttgtgttcataATGTAGGTTTTTCCCTTTCTCTCCAGGCCCTGTCACACTACCGAAAGGCAACACGCTGGGCCTTCCTTTCCAGAAAGAGTCACTGCTGGGCATGGTATCAAACCCCACAGAGGTGTTCTGCTCCGTACCGGGCCGCCTTTCCTTGTTGAGCTCCACGTCCAAGTACAAGGTTACTGTGGCTGAAGTCCAGAGGCGTTTGTCACCCCCGGAGTGCCTGAACGCATCACTCCTGGGAGGAGTTTTACGCAGGTCGGCGCTTAAATTCATTCATCATGACAGCTTGACTGGATtgaatatagttttttttttttttctgtttgacctGATTTTACTTTCAACCTTAAATGTTATATGTCTTCTATCTGTAAGTCATTATAAAAACCTTWGATATAAATCATAGTAACACAATAGAGCATTAACCATAGCTCAAAGCTCAGTGACTCATggaaaatactttgttttttaaagttcagcttggcttgtggtctttttgtgtattttacaaGGAATTCTTTGTTCTAACATGttaatctaaaaagtgtttgattTATGTTTGCTGTTGTTTGCATAATGTATAGTTTTATCTGTGCTATAGCAGTTGTTCTTTTGTTAGTGTTGTAGTGACAGTCTGTGGAAGAATTGGGGGTGGGGGTTACCATTTGTACTTAACACCCCTGATCAGAgcaaatttttttgtcaaagtgcaTGTTTGCCACTTCCCATGTGCCTTTGTTAATGCTGACATACACAGCGCTTTTTATGTAGGTCAAATCCTTAAGGGAGGGGGTTTGTAAGTACAGAAGGGAGGGGAGTGCGTTGAGACgttgtggggggggggagtgaGGATTTAGTCGCACATGCCTCTCCAAAGATCTCTCACCCACAATATAGAGGGAGAGATGCCGGCCTGACCATGCAGAAAACAGACTCTGCCATGGCAAGTTTGTAGAGCCTCTACAAATGCGAGTTTGAGTGATggatctgttttgtttttctttaaggttTGGAGAAGCACtttatattttagaataataaaCATGGAGTGAGACcttcttttctaaaatattcctACACTACTAAAATTTCACACActagttattttcttttaatgcacATGTTCAATTTTCTCAAATAATAATCACCAAACTcataaaataatagaaaatactATCAAATAGTATTGGTGagattcttttttcttaaaatKAAATAATGTGCATCTTAAATATGCTGCTGCTTTCAAGGATTTGGACTCAATTTGATTTTATGTCATCCCGCAGAGCCAAGTCAAAAAATGGAGGTCGTTCTCTGCGAGAGAAGCTGGATAAAATTGGACTTAATTTGCCTGCTGGAAGAAGGAAGGCGGCCAATGTCACTCTACTTACCTCACTTGTAGAAGGTATGACGCATCACTCAGTAGCATATCGCACCTTTCTGACTTTTACTGCATCTTACGCCGGCTGGAATGCTGCTCAAACAGCGTGGGAATGTACGAGTGTCATTCTCCTCAGCgtagtgtgtttttattagagCGCAATCATAAAACAGTTCAAGCCGCCTGTCAAACAGCTTTGTTCTTGAGAAAGGTGTTGAAGTAGCTAGCAGTATGTATGCATTTGGTGACCTTTTTTATGGGTAATTAGCCTCTCAAGTTGGTCAAAATAGGAATAGAAGAAAGGATTTgccaatgacattttttttttttttttacttttgtcttgaGCCGATAAAAACATGTCCATGAGGCATTCAGGCTCTATTCTCTTAGCTGTTCTTCTATAAACAGCGATTTGGATCCACCAAAAAGAAATGGACTGACAGACAACTTCTAACAAGCAAACGTCTCTAAGAGATAAATTCTTCTCTGGTTAGTGTTGGAAGAGTAAAATCTATTTKTTGTATTTGTTTGTTACTGCttagtaaaaaaatacttattttgtCTTCATAATCCCAAACAAGACATCACCAGTCTTTAATTACAtactttgattattattatttagtatttttttaatgcaaaccaGCCAAAATCCACTCAGACCAGGTTATATTGGTGTAGTACTATTTTATGGCATGAGCTAAAGGCAAGATAAAAATTTGTCACCTTGTACATGCCAGATGTGTCTTGATACGGTTAGACTTTCATATGATCACAGTATCGCTTTCAAAACGCCTACCTGCCGCTGGCTGAAGCAGGATATTTGTTTTCCCTCTCTAGATTCccattcatttttataaataggCTAATGATTCTATGCAGGAGAATGACTCGAGGCCTGTTTTATTTCGAGACCTTCAAAGCTGAATTAAGCGTTGTTATGTTGTGTTCAGCTCCCCAGGAGGGCCAGCTGACCTTAAAGCTTGTGCTTCTGAACATCTGCCTGAATCCTGTTAGCAAGACTATCAAAAAAGCATAGCTTGAGGTGCTTTATGCCCTCAGTATTACCATTTATCCACATAAGCCCGTTATGACAGTGCAAATCAAAGCAACCTCAGGATGGAAATAAATTCCTTCCACCGGCTTTGTTTTCCACAGACAAGAGGTCATTCTCCAGGTTAACAGATTCTGTTTAGATGGCTTTCTTTCCAACAGGTTGAAATGTAGGGTTGAATAGATAAATTATAGATCTTGATGCATTTACAagtcacatttgaaaatgtgatattATCATATAGTGTGAGATagtaatataaaaacaacaccAATTTAGTCGTAAAAaggtaacataaaaacaattcacaTTTGGATGTAGGTCCCAACACATCAgtcatgaaagaataaaagtgtttatttgatatttatttcacatttcaaatgatttaattcaYATGCAAYGCATTTTTTCTGCAAAGTGgtcaaaaagaaataattgcacatttaaggtWTCTTCTCTACACCTCATaggttttgtttcatttatttttcaacaagtaaacaaaagcagacaaataataatgtcaaaaataagcactgatgtaacatttttattagtttgggCAAAGTGtttaggaaaaacatttttttttttacaaattctttTTCACTCTTAGCTCAGTGTGGAAAACACTCATCTTTACAAtatgtttgtaaatatattaCAGGGTGACACATATTCGCTGTTCACTGGGACAGGGGGtacaaatatgaaataaatatatttccattTCTCTTTGCCAGCAATTGTatgtttgttatttaaaataaggaaaatgaaaacaaaagtctgacCCAGTTCAAACTGCTGCTCATACATTTTGATCAAAGAcgagaaaatgtaattaaatttaatatttcacattttcattactTGTGTCTTATGAGTAAAGCCTTTCAACTTAACATTCACAGACTAAGGAAAAGGTGCAATTCAATAATATTWGGAAGTCTGTCGTTTTTGCTTATAGACTGTCCTCGTTGAGCATAGCTTCTAAAAGAACTTAAATAGGTGTAAAAAACATGACTCATGCCACCAAAGTGCATGTTAATTATGTTGAGCTCAGACCAGCAGAGCCACTGTTGTCACTTCTACCCGGTTTAGAATTCGACACCCTAATTACTGCAGTTGTTTTGGAAGGAATGAGTGTAGCAGTTTGAgggaattgttttcttttcatccacAGTATGAACTTTTCCCTTTGTGTGCAAGAATATGGTGTGATTTTAGAGTAGTTTTTGAGGAGTTGCCTGGAAGAAGAAATGTCTTGTGTCTGGTGGTTTGAGCTAACaactgatttttcattttttgtttctacagGTGAAGCTGTTCATTTAGCAAGAGACTTTGGTTATGTATGCGAGACTGAGTTTCCTGCAAAGGCAATAGCTGAATATTTGGGCAGGCCCCATGTGGAGCGCAACGAGGTCAACTCTCGCAAGAACATGCTCCTCGCTGCTAAGTCAGTATTTCTAATTTGTGGTTTGCATCTTATTTGCACGCATTTATTCACTTGTAACAGAGTCAGGTTGcaacttgcctttttttttttttttaagtttttcaaagCTCTGTTATTTTTGCAGTAGAGCAGCTACCTTACTGAAACACCCACTGTGTTATCTATTGGGTTGGCTTTCAGGCCAAGTATATTATTGCATCCATCCTGACTTTGGTTTCTCTCCCCTCAGGCAAATCTGCAAAGAATTTACTGACCTGCTCACACAGGACCGGTCACCGTTAGGAAACTCAAGGCCGGCGCCCATCTTGGAGCCTGGAATCCAGGGCTGCCTGACTCATTTCAGCCTCATCACTCATGGATTTGGTTCTCCAGCCATCTGCGCTGCAATGACCTCCCTCCAGAACTACCTAAATGAGGCGCTCAAACAAGTGGACAAGATGTACTTGAGTTCTGGCAGTGAAACTCAGGGATCCTCGGAGAGCGGGAGCAAGTCCACTGACAAAATGGACAAGCACAGGAAATGAGAGCTCAAAAGGAGAAAACCTGAATTTCACAATCACAKAATACACTCATTCTTGCTGCCCTCTCCCTGTTTTGGACTTTTTGAAACTTATCTTTAGTATTACCATTTTGAGAGCTTATTTTGTAtgtgggtgtgtatgtgtgcttccgatgtaaatgtatatttctACAAAACTTTGGATTTGTCACAGATGGTTACACGTCGGTAAGTGCTGACTCCAAATAGGGAATTCTGTGGACTCGGCTTTTTGGGAGYTGCTTCTGTGATGGTTAAACATACCGTCAAATAATAGCTATGCAGTTCCATAAAATTCCAACTCAACTACAGGTTTTTTTAAAGGGGGGTGGAAACAAgtgcattcagtttttttttttttttctctagtgGACATCATTTCAAGATGCGTTGCAATGGCTGTGAATTCCACTCAGCACCCCTCTCCCTGTCCTCCCCCTTCAGTCTGGAGGCAAATCCACTGATTTCCTGTGTCTCAATGGACCTGCAAAGGACCATTtttaagtgtgagtgtgtgtgtttatgtgtgagagacagacagaaagaaagaaacatagCAAAAGAGTGATGCAAAAATACACTctgttgtctttctttttttttcttcttcttattttgTGCACCCAGTTCTGACTCCAGTGTTATCATGCTTTTCGTAATGGGAGACAATTTGAGTCTGGCAATAATTTTTCAGTCAGTGCTCACTCACAAACCAGAGACTTTAAAGATGCTGCAAAAGCCGCCTTGCAAGTGTTTGTGTGGATGACAARCTTTCCCACAATTCTGTTGTCCAATATTAGTGTTTGAAAGCATGAGGTAACATCAGCCAAACATCAATCTTACTATGAATGCGTGTCGTAAGAATGTGTGTACTTGtacatatttctttcttttaaaatgtttttaactagacattaaattcaaaatgtcaaaacatagaattttattcaatttgttGTCCTggaatgtaaatatatattttttaatttatgttgtaatttaatGGGTTTGTGTAAATAATAGCATCATTGAGGTATATGGTCTAACTTTTTACAGGATGTGTTAGAAACTTTCTAAAATgggttagatttttttctcaagtaGAGGTTAGGAAATGGGCATGATTTGCCTTTTTtgttaaagatgtaaaaaaaaaaatgtttcaaagttcCAGgatcaaatacaaataaaaaaaaaaatgaaagcctGAAGCCAGATCCGGTGTGCAAGTGATGTTGTCCAgatcacagaaacacacatttccttttttatggCCTAGTTTTTCAGCAATAGT
Coding sequences within:
- the tfap2c gene encoding transcription factor AP-2 gamma, giving the protein LCDYKVKPCQXNLSLLIYVASTKYPYLLLSVFHQHVDDHSIIMPDQTVIKKVLGLRGGRNLDRIQRTYYQGGFLAGPVTLPKGNTLGLPFQKESLLGMVSNPTEVFCSVPGRLSLLSSTSKYKVTVAEVQRRLSPPECLNASLLGGVLRRAKSKNGGRSLREKLDKIGLNLPAGRRKAANVTLLTSLVEGEAVHLARDFGYVCETEFPAKAIAEYLGRPHVERNEVNSRKNMLLAAKQICKEFTDLLTQDRSPLGNSRPAPILEPGIQGCLTHFSLITHGFGSPAICAAMTSLQNYLNEALKQVDKMYLSSGSETQGSSESGSKSTDKMDKHRK